One bacterium genomic window carries:
- a CDS encoding M55 family metallopeptidase — MRMYVVTDLEGVAGVYQWENRTDTSPENQERRCRQRRWLAGEVNAMADGFRAGGATDIWINDGHGAGYTIDLDLVRPGVRIEHGGNRPQYCTGLDSTFAGLGSLGTHAMGGTPHASLAHTMGTEIKSYSINGIQVGETGYQAFLAGYYGVPYVFCAGDVAACREMEELCPGCVTVPLKVGLSLLSAMTVTPVRARQMIREGAEEAMRRIGQVRPLTIEGPVLFRDEWHTQVFDPANPPQHSRVIDSHTREIEAENMKDFMDKMYGFDPEYKPLWADDPTILERPS, encoded by the coding sequence ATGAGGATGTATGTCGTCACCGACCTGGAGGGGGTGGCCGGGGTCTACCAGTGGGAGAACCGGACGGACACCAGCCCCGAGAACCAGGAACGCCGCTGCCGCCAGCGCCGCTGGCTGGCTGGGGAGGTCAACGCCATGGCCGATGGCTTCCGCGCCGGCGGAGCCACCGACATCTGGATCAATGACGGTCATGGCGCAGGCTACACGATTGACCTCGATCTGGTGCGCCCGGGCGTGCGCATCGAGCACGGCGGCAACCGGCCGCAGTACTGCACCGGCCTGGACAGCACCTTCGCCGGCCTGGGCAGCCTCGGCACCCACGCCATGGGCGGCACCCCCCACGCCAGCCTGGCCCACACCATGGGCACGGAGATCAAGTCGTACTCCATCAATGGCATCCAGGTGGGGGAGACCGGCTACCAGGCCTTCCTGGCCGGCTACTACGGCGTGCCCTATGTCTTCTGCGCCGGCGACGTGGCCGCATGCCGCGAGATGGAGGAGCTGTGCCCCGGGTGTGTGACGGTCCCGCTGAAGGTGGGCCTGAGTCTGCTGTCGGCCATGACTGTCACCCCGGTCCGTGCCCGGCAGATGATCCGCGAGGGCGCCGAGGAGGCCATGCGGCGGATCGGGCAGGTCAGGCCGCTGACCATCGAGGGCCCGGTGCTGTTCCGCGACGAATGGCACACCCAGGTCTTCGACCCGGCCAACCCGCCCCAGCACAGCCGCGTTATTGACAGCCACACCCGCGAGATCGAGGCCGAGAACATGAAGGACTTCATGGACAAGATGTACGGCTTCGACCCGGAGTACAAGCCGCTCTGGGCGGATGACCCCACGATACTGGAGCGTCCCTCATGA
- a CDS encoding M55 family metallopeptidase — translation MKIYLMTDYEGVAGVYTWENRDDESAENLERRLRSRKWLAREVQAAVDGFYNGGATEVLVNDGHGAGYTIDLDELDDRPLVIHGRERPFWLPYLDATCQATGLVGGHAKAGTIQGNLAHTMCMEVRNYTFNGLSLGEAGLQAAIAGHYGVPFVFASGDAHLCREVEALIPGVVTAPVKVGLSRLGALTLPPQEAQDLIRQRAELALSRIGQIEPFKLAYPIVFREEWEKPVYDEWNPPPHSRVIDSRTREVEGADIIDLVCKLYGYDPAFQPLPYDALKP, via the coding sequence ATGAAGATCTACCTGATGACGGACTACGAGGGTGTGGCGGGCGTCTACACTTGGGAGAACCGCGACGACGAGTCGGCGGAGAACCTCGAACGCCGGTTGCGGAGCCGCAAGTGGCTCGCGCGCGAGGTCCAGGCCGCCGTGGACGGCTTCTACAACGGCGGGGCCACGGAGGTCCTCGTCAACGACGGCCACGGCGCCGGCTACACGATTGACCTGGACGAACTCGACGACCGCCCGCTGGTCATCCATGGCCGCGAGCGCCCCTTCTGGCTGCCCTATCTGGACGCCACTTGCCAGGCTACCGGCCTGGTCGGCGGCCACGCCAAGGCGGGAACAATCCAGGGCAATCTGGCACACACCATGTGTATGGAGGTGCGCAACTACACCTTCAATGGCCTGTCTCTAGGAGAGGCGGGTCTGCAGGCGGCGATCGCGGGACACTATGGCGTGCCCTTCGTCTTCGCCAGCGGTGATGCGCACCTGTGCCGCGAGGTGGAGGCCCTGATCCCGGGGGTCGTGACCGCCCCGGTCAAGGTAGGCCTGAGCCGCCTGGGGGCGCTGACCTTACCCCCGCAGGAAGCGCAGGACCTGATCCGCCAGCGGGCCGAACTCGCGCTGAGCCGCATCGGCCAGATCGAGCCCTTCAAGCTGGCCTATCCCATTGTGTTCCGTGAGGAATGGGAGAAGCCCGTCTACGACGAGTGGAACCCGCCGCCGCACAGTCGGGTTATAGATTCGCGCACTCGCGAAGTCGAAGGCGCCGACATCATTGACCTGGTCTGCAAGCTCTACGGCTACGATCCCGCCTTCCAGCCCCTGCCGTATGACGCCCTGAAGCCCTGA